From a single Planctellipticum variicoloris genomic region:
- a CDS encoding DUF1501 domain-containing protein, whose protein sequence is MRSELTLPSSEISRRALLGRLGGGLGTLGLAQLLAEPARAGQVAHAPPRAKRVIQLFMNGGPFGPDFLDPKPDLLKYEGQRPDAVNLRTERKTAGLLPSPFKFSPAGESGVPVSELLPRFAGCIDDVCVLRSVYTDNPNHGPALQLINNGTIVPTRPSMGSWMLYGLGAENESLPGYIVLCPGRPVRFSILWSSSFLPGEYQGTYINHADLSPEKLIPFLKPAQPDSIQRKELDLLRALNGEHAVQRGGDGQLEARIRSMEVAFRMQTSATEAFDLSSEPEAIREEYGKGHFANSCLLARRLAERGVRFTQIYYGNGQPWDTHSDHSNQVRKLAEDIDRPMAALLTDLKRRGLLEETLVLWGGEFGRTPTTENGTGRDHNHYGFTMWMAGGGVKGGMTYGETDEFGFKAAEKPVHIHDLHATILHLMGLDHTKLTYRYAGRDFRLTDVAGHILHETIA, encoded by the coding sequence ATGCGTTCTGAATTGACTCTTCCGTCGTCGGAGATTTCCCGCCGGGCGCTGCTCGGGCGACTGGGGGGCGGGCTGGGGACGCTCGGTCTGGCGCAACTCCTGGCGGAGCCGGCGCGGGCCGGTCAGGTCGCCCATGCCCCGCCGCGGGCCAAGCGCGTGATCCAGCTTTTCATGAACGGCGGCCCCTTCGGCCCCGACTTTCTCGACCCCAAACCCGATCTGCTCAAGTACGAAGGCCAGCGGCCGGACGCCGTCAACCTCCGGACCGAACGCAAGACCGCCGGGCTGCTGCCCTCTCCGTTCAAGTTCTCACCTGCCGGCGAAAGCGGCGTCCCGGTCAGCGAGTTACTCCCCCGCTTCGCCGGCTGCATTGACGACGTCTGTGTCCTGCGGTCCGTCTACACCGACAATCCCAACCACGGCCCCGCCCTGCAGCTCATCAATAACGGGACCATCGTCCCGACTCGCCCCAGCATGGGCTCCTGGATGCTCTATGGCCTGGGGGCCGAGAACGAAAGCCTGCCTGGCTATATCGTCCTCTGCCCCGGCCGCCCGGTCCGGTTCTCGATTCTCTGGTCGAGCTCCTTCCTGCCGGGCGAGTACCAGGGGACCTACATCAACCACGCGGACCTCTCCCCCGAAAAGCTGATTCCGTTCCTCAAGCCGGCCCAGCCGGATTCGATCCAGCGCAAGGAGCTCGACCTGCTGCGGGCGCTCAACGGGGAGCACGCGGTCCAGCGCGGGGGCGACGGCCAGCTCGAGGCCCGCATCCGCTCGATGGAGGTCGCCTTCCGGATGCAGACCTCTGCGACCGAGGCGTTTGATCTGTCGAGCGAGCCCGAGGCGATCCGCGAAGAATACGGCAAGGGGCATTTCGCCAACTCCTGCCTGCTGGCCCGGCGGCTGGCCGAGCGCGGCGTGCGCTTCACGCAGATCTACTATGGCAACGGCCAGCCCTGGGACACGCACAGCGACCACAGTAACCAGGTCCGCAAACTCGCAGAAGACATTGACCGCCCGATGGCCGCCCTGTTGACCGACCTCAAACGCCGCGGCCTGCTGGAGGAAACCCTGGTCCTCTGGGGGGGCGAATTCGGCCGGACCCCCACCACCGAAAACGGCACCGGCCGCGACCACAATCACTACGGCTTCACCATGTGGATGGCGGGCGGTGGCGTGAAGGGGGGGATGACCTACGGCGAGACGGACGAGTTCGGCTTCAAGGCCGCCGAGAAACCGGTCCACATCCACGACCTGCACGCCACCATCTTGCATTTGATGGGGCTCGATCACACAAAGCTC